CCCCAGATGACGAGCACGACGAGGGGGAGCGCCAGCGGTCCCGAGCCGGTGAGCGCCGAGCGCAGACCGTCGCCGAGCGCGCCGGTGGGCAGGAAGCGCGCGATCGGCTCCCACCACGACGGGTACTGCGTGGTCGCGAGCAGCAGGCCACCGCCGACGGCGAGCAGGACCCACAGCAGGTTTGCGACGACGAGGACACCCTCGGCGCGGATCCGGCCCGCGACGACGAGAGCGAGCGCGACGAATACCCAGCACGCGAGCAGCAGGAACACGATGGCGAGCGGCACGCCCACCCAGTGCGGGTGCCAGCCGAGCACGAGCCCGAGCCCGCCGAGGACGAGCGTCTGCACCGCGACGACACCGGCGACCGCCACCGCCTTGGCGACGAGCAAGCCGCGGCTGCCGAGGGGCGTCACACCGAGCAGTCGCAGCACGCCGTAGCGTCGGTCGAAGCCCGTCGCGATGGCCTGGCCGGTGAACGCCGTCGACACCACGGCGAGCGCGAGGATGCCCGGCG
This region of Dermacoccus nishinomiyaensis genomic DNA includes:
- a CDS encoding ABC transporter permease is translated as MTRPDSTPATSASSTTSMAEVPSKRSMAADATTRAAAPGRRMRAQAAFEGRTLLANGEQLLVSLLLPAMALLGLHFASTPDLGPGRRIDLATPGILALAVVSTAFTGQAIATGFDRRYGVLRLLGVTPLGSRGLLVAKAVAVAGVVAVQTLVLGGLGLVLGWHPHWVGVPLAIVFLLLACWVFVALALVVAGRIRAEGVLVVANLLWVLLAVGGGLLLATTQYPSWWEPIARFLPTGALGDGLRSALTGSGPLALPLVVLVIWGAVLTFAASRLFRWSD